The following are from one region of the Corylus avellana chromosome ca1, CavTom2PMs-1.0 genome:
- the LOC132168430 gene encoding uncharacterized protein LOC132168430 — MVAAHKGVSVIELYLVSFDEPAVNDDDDGEYGENSRIDRDDPYWEEVFEPDLFDEDNNLPGPSMAGGNVEEGGVEGNEEGHGEGNEGEDGDEEGDGEGNEGEDGDEEEESDEAADDDNQNANAGGAKNASGRGQCYGDEVDDDEANSTMARSDILVSPPISDEENEVSSIARCVTRRTEFQQTDRSNPQLSNEQLFPSIKVFREAIRENNLKKGKDIRFKKNYLAKCIVVCRDPGCRYRVYGRKCKDQESFEIRSIQDKHTYTRQHKNSIVKSGWIADKLIDKFRVQPNMPLKAILGEVKDKLGVDVNNCQLYRTRRIAKEMLQGKVKMQYNKLWDYCETIKQMNRGSCVMMKVDRPLPDHPACFQRLYFSLAAMKKGFRAGCMPFIGLDGCFLKGTYKGHLLLAISRDGNNNMYPMALAVVEAETKDSWIWFLETLVSNLGTPPVQGWTFISDRQKGLQPAFDVVLPGGDHRFCVRHLYANYRDSSHRGLALKDKLWAAAVAYTEAEFHKEMNELKHISEHAYNYLSNVDPSL; from the exons ATGGTTGCTGCACATAAAGGGGTATCGGTTATTGAGTTGTACCTTGTTTCATTTGATGAGCCTGCagttaatgatgatgatgatggtgaataTGGTGAAAATAGTAGGATTGACCGAGATGATCCTTATTGGGAAGAAGTATTCGAACCAGACTTGTTTGATGAAGATAATAACCTCCCTGGGCCATCCATGGCAGGAGGAAATGTTGAGGAGGGTGGTGTTGAGGGTAATGAGGAGGGTCATGGGGAGGGTAATGAGGGTGAGGATGGGGATGAGGAGGGTGATGGGGAGGGTAATGAGGGTGAGGATGGGGACGAGGAGGAGGAGAGTGATGAGGCGGCGGATGATGATAATCAAAATGCAAATGCAGGGGGAGCTAAAAATGCGAGTGGAAGGGGTCAGTGCTATGGTGATgaggttgatgatgatgaagcaAACTCTACCATGGCCCGAAGTGACATTCTTGTATCCCCTCCTATAAGTGACGAGGAGAATGAGGTTTCATCTATTGCCAGATGTGTAACTAGGCGAACTGAGTTTCAACAAACTGACAGGTCGAATCCACAGTTGAGTAATGAGCAGTTGTTTCCCTCAATCAAAGTCTTTAGAGAAGCAATTAGGGAGAACAACCTGAAGAAGGGGAAGGATattaggtttaaaaaaaattacctggCAAAATGTATTGTCGTATGCAGGGATCCAGGTTGTAGGTATCGGGTTTACGGTCGTAAATGCAAGGATCAAGAGTCATTTGAAATTAGATCGATACAAGACAAACACACTTATACAAGGCAGCATAAGAATTCGATTGTGAAATCTGGATGGATTGCTGATAAACTTATTGACAAGTTTAGAGTGCAGCCTAACATGCCGTTGAAGGCGATTCTTGGGGAAGTCAAAGACAAGTTGGGTGTTGACGTTAATAATTGCCAATTGTATAGGACTAGAAGAATTGCAAAGGAAATGCTTCAGGGGAAAGTAAAGATGCAATACAATAAGCTTTGGGATTATTGTGAAACCATTAAACAAATGAATCGGGGTAGTTGTGTGATGATGAAGGTTGATAGACCTTTACCTGACCATCCTGCATGTTTCCAAAGGTTGTATTTCTCATTGGCTGCCATGAAGAAAGGTTTTCGAGCTGGTTGTATGCCTTTCATTGGGTTGGATGGGTGCTTTTTGAAAGGGACTTATAAGGGACACCTTTTGTTGGCCATTTCTAGGGATGGCAATAATAACATGTACCCAATGGCTCTTGCAGTTGTTGAGGCAGAAACCAAAGACAGTTGGatatggtttcttgagactttggtCTCAAACCTTGGCACCCCCCCTGTACAAGGATGGACATTTATTTCTGATCGTCAAAAG GGGCTGCAACCAGCGTTTGACGTGGTGCTTCCTGGGGGTGACCATCGGTTCTGTGTGAGGCATTTGTATGCGAATTACAGAGACTCAAGTCATCGTGGTCTTGCCTTGAAAGACAAGTTATGGGCTGCGGCTGTAGCATACACTGAAGCTGAATTCCATAAGGAAATGAATGAATTGAAGCATATAAGCGAGCATGCATACAACTACTTGTCAAATGTTGACCCAAGCTTATAG